From Streptomyces sp. SAI-135:
GCGCTGCGCCTCGTACGGAAGGGACGGTCATGACGACCACGCCACGCGCCGGATGCGCGATCGACGCGGAGGGCCGGATCACCTTCGAGCTGCCGGCGGCCGACGGGCACGCCCTGCTGCTGCGGCTGCGGCCGAAGAAGGGGCAGCCCGAGGACACCCTGCACGTCCTCGACCTGGAATCCGTCGGCGCGGGGCGCGCCCGGGCCGTGCTGGACGCGGATCCCGTGCTCGCGGAGGGCCGGTGGGACGTGTATCTGCTGGACGGGTCCGAGCGCACGCGGCTGCGTCCGGGGCCCCGTGACCTGCGGGTCCTGGTCGAGGGGCAGCTGGGTGAGCGCCCCGGGCCGCTGGCCGTGCGGGTCCCCTATGTCACCAAGGACGGCTACCTCGCGCTGCGGACCTGGGTGCGGCCCGCGCACGCGGAGGTCGGCCGCGTGGACGTCACGGGCGGGACGCTGGGGTTCGCGGCGCGGCTGCACGGTGCCTCGCTGCGGGACGGCGCCGAGGTGCGGCTGCGGCTGCGGCGGGGCGAGGGGGCCGTACGCACGCTTGAGCCGCTGGTCGCGGAGGACGGCCGGAGCTTCTCCTTCACGGTCGACGACGAGACGCTGGACAGCGGCGTCTGGGACCTGTACGTACGGCCCGCTCCCGGAGCCCCGATGATCCGCCTCGCGCGTCTCCTGGACGACGTGGCGGACCGCAAGCACGTCTTCGTCTATCCCGGTGCCACGGCCGGGAAGGCCGTGGTGCGGCCCTACTACACGGTCGACAACGAGCTGTCCCTGGAGGTGACCCGGACCGGCTGAGACGCGGCACGTGTGCGTGCCGTCAGCCCCAGAGCACGTGGAGCGCGGGCGGCTTGCGGAAGACCAGGCCCCGCGGGGCGGCGGGGCGGGCCGGGTCGAGACGCAGGGCGGGGAGGCGGTCGAGCAGGTGCCGCAGGGCGATGCGGGTCTCCAGGCGGGCCAGGTGGGCGGCGAGGCAGTAGTGGGGGCCGTGCGCGAAGGCCAGCTGGAGGCGGGCGTTCGCGCGGCGGACGTCGAAGCGGTCGGGGTCCGGGAAGACCTCGGGATCCCGGTTGGCGCCCGTCAGGGGAGACCGTGACGAGGTCGCCCCGGCGGATCGCGGCCGGGCCGAGCGTGAGGTCACGCGTGGCGTAGCGGTCCACGACGGCCGCACCGGGTTCCAGGCGCAGCGACTCCTCGATCGCACCGTCCAGCAGGCCGAA
This genomic window contains:
- a CDS encoding cytochrome P450, translating into MRSRSRCAWNPVRPSWTATPRVTSRSARPRSAGATSSRSPLTGANRDPEVFPDPDRFDVRRANARLQLAFAHGPHYCLAAHLARLETRIALRHLLDRLPALRLDPARPAAPRGLVFRKPPALHVLWG